A single genomic interval of Adhaeribacter pallidiroseus harbors:
- a CDS encoding T9SS type A sorting domain-containing protein, whose product MKTRATYFTFSLPELLFFKKWRNLMPFLVLWLSLSSIVQAQTIEWDKTFGGDRDEYLNIVQQTQDGGYILGGGSSSGNNGDKSQTNKGECYPWYCSYDYWIVKLDTKGNKQWDKTIGGSSSDFLTSMQQTKDGGYILGGNSNSNRSGDKSENNRNSNDYWVVKLDGNGNKQWDKTLGGSETDYLTTLQQTQDGGYILGGDSWSDDLDKSEVSKGRRDFWIIKLNADGTKIWDKTIGGNSEDRITALQQTQDAGYILGGYSSSSITGDKSEARRGGEDYWVVKLDGNGNKVWDKTLGGNSKDLLYSLQQTNDGGYILGGTSFSSKSSDKSENNTANNSYDTDYWLVKIDASGKKEWDQTLGGNGGDDLRSVQQINDGGYILGGFSRSDKKGDKSEENKGDHHDYWIIKVDAAGNKQWDQTIGGNKNDELRSLQQTHDGGFIVGGFSQSGKSGDKSEANKTINGSYEYGDPTNDYWVVKLKATGNKTQNIVFNPIPDKTIFDKSFTLQATATSGLPVLFRVVARAATVKGNVVTLTNNKKQDQVTIEAYQPGDDNFRAAPKVTRTFNVEIAFTELWERTIKGDAQLSAIVPTPEGGYLLGGSTFSGKAWYKSQPSQGASDYWIVKVDSSGHKLWDKRFGGSSFDYLKALVAAPDGGYLLGGSSASGISGDKTEARRDTVTNDDYWDYHSDYWVVKIDRNGNKLWDKTFGSDAKDEFTCLTTTPTGGFLLGGYTSGSNTGDKTDPRRDSVAYSADYWVVKIDGKGNKIWDKTFGGNYYERLTGILTAPDGYVLAGYSTSVLYDDGTVTKPTKNDYWVIKLHENGQLIWDKSYAQPGSAHSIASILATTDGNYLVGGPSRDNSNYLNYFALIKINQDGKALWSKKYTGGAQTSPLLLMNTPEGGYQLAGNVDGRDRNYLIKLDADGNQIYSHRRGTYPLRVMLPTADKGFLLGEDGYRIYRLKEADAAPPALAWNYRYGGTLNDKLTVTIPTFDHGFLVGGYSRSAKNGDKSQQRHGHEDYWLVKTDKQGKKLWDKRFGGPRHDFLNSVVQTIDGGYLLGGSSDSGIGGDKTQASQGGRDYWIVRLDENGTKLWDKRYGGSGYDELRQMQVLSNGDFLLVGYSDSPQSGDKSQDSRGSLDYWIIKIDSKGNKRWDKRYGGSANDYLQNVVTINSSSITEQGYWNFSENGFMLAGSSDSGQGGDKTQPSRGGRDYWIVKIDSTGNKLADFRFGGSGQDELYGLTAYNESDFVLAGHSDSPKGGDKSQGSLGQTDFWALYIRIDANADRISAGKIWDRRYGGKGREELRSLTYIADHEYLSKNEGFLLGGTTHLDKSGHVSQNSRGGTDYWIVRINVSTGRPLSDQRLGGNGLDELRSVVRTGENEFLLAGRSESGVSGNRTQPSQGQMDYWLIQTTLGIEPLATEKAAALIALSETTIDSSASVVLKLEQNLTAYPNPFQEKVTISFTLPETQAVTVRVLDSQGREIKTLFQQEAKANQTYQVEWQAGKQATGMYLLQLQTPTQQKTQKILLTR is encoded by the coding sequence ATGAAAACACGCGCTACTTATTTCACCTTTTCCCTCCCGGAATTACTTTTTTTTAAAAAATGGCGAAACTTAATGCCCTTCCTGGTGCTTTGGCTAAGCCTTTCTTCCATTGTTCAGGCGCAAACCATTGAATGGGATAAAACCTTCGGTGGAGACCGAGATGAGTATCTTAATATTGTTCAGCAAACCCAAGATGGCGGCTATATTCTGGGTGGCGGTTCTTCCTCCGGCAACAATGGCGACAAGAGCCAAACTAATAAAGGAGAATGTTATCCGTGGTACTGTTCATATGATTACTGGATCGTAAAGTTAGATACTAAAGGCAATAAGCAATGGGATAAAACTATTGGTGGTAGTTCCAGCGATTTTCTTACTTCCATGCAGCAAACCAAAGACGGAGGTTATATTCTGGGTGGCAATTCAAATTCCAACAGAAGCGGCGATAAATCAGAAAACAATAGAAATAGTAATGATTATTGGGTCGTAAAATTAGATGGCAATGGCAATAAACAATGGGATAAAACTTTAGGAGGAAGTGAAACAGATTACTTAACTACGTTACAACAAACCCAGGACGGCGGCTATATTCTAGGAGGTGATTCCTGGTCCGATGACCTCGATAAAAGCGAGGTTTCTAAAGGCCGTAGAGATTTCTGGATAATAAAATTAAACGCCGATGGTACTAAAATATGGGATAAAACCATTGGCGGAAATAGTGAGGATAGAATAACCGCCTTACAACAGACCCAAGACGCAGGGTATATTCTGGGGGGCTACTCCAGCTCCAGTATAACCGGCGACAAATCGGAAGCCCGTAGAGGTGGAGAAGATTATTGGGTGGTTAAGTTGGATGGCAACGGTAACAAAGTGTGGGATAAAACCCTGGGGGGTAATAGTAAAGATTTACTATACTCCTTACAACAAACCAATGATGGCGGCTATATCCTGGGCGGCACTTCTTTCTCTTCTAAAAGCAGCGACAAATCCGAAAATAATACGGCCAATAATTCTTACGACACTGATTACTGGCTGGTAAAAATAGATGCCTCCGGGAAAAAAGAATGGGACCAAACCCTCGGGGGAAACGGCGGGGATGATTTGCGATCGGTACAGCAAATCAATGATGGCGGCTATATCTTGGGCGGCTTTTCGCGATCCGATAAAAAAGGCGATAAATCCGAAGAAAATAAAGGAGACCATCACGATTATTGGATTATAAAAGTAGATGCGGCTGGTAACAAACAATGGGATCAAACCATTGGCGGTAATAAAAACGATGAGCTTAGATCCCTGCAGCAAACCCATGATGGCGGCTTTATTGTGGGCGGCTTTTCGCAATCGGGTAAGAGCGGCGATAAGAGCGAAGCCAACAAAACTATTAATGGATCTTATGAATACGGTGATCCGACAAACGATTACTGGGTAGTTAAGTTAAAAGCCACTGGTAATAAAACGCAAAACATTGTTTTCAATCCCATTCCGGATAAAACTATTTTTGATAAATCGTTTACCCTGCAGGCTACCGCTACTTCCGGATTACCCGTGCTGTTTCGGGTGGTTGCCAGAGCCGCTACGGTTAAAGGCAATGTAGTAACGCTTACCAACAACAAAAAACAAGACCAAGTTACGATTGAAGCCTATCAGCCCGGAGACGACAACTTCCGGGCCGCTCCCAAAGTTACGCGTACTTTTAACGTAGAAATTGCTTTTACCGAACTTTGGGAGCGAACTATTAAAGGAGACGCCCAACTCAGTGCCATCGTACCTACTCCGGAAGGGGGTTACCTGCTGGGCGGCTCTACTTTTTCGGGCAAAGCCTGGTATAAGAGCCAACCCAGCCAAGGAGCATCGGATTATTGGATAGTAAAGGTAGATAGCAGCGGCCATAAACTCTGGGACAAACGCTTTGGGGGCAGCAGTTTCGATTACCTGAAAGCCCTGGTAGCGGCACCGGATGGCGGCTATTTACTGGGGGGCTCGTCGGCTTCGGGCATAAGCGGGGATAAAACCGAAGCCCGCCGCGACACCGTTACCAACGATGATTACTGGGACTACCACAGTGATTATTGGGTAGTAAAAATTGACCGCAACGGCAACAAGCTGTGGGATAAAACTTTTGGCAGTGATGCCAAAGATGAGTTTACGTGTTTAACTACTACGCCTACCGGCGGCTTTCTGCTGGGAGGTTATACTTCTGGCAGCAACACCGGCGACAAAACAGATCCCCGCCGCGATTCTGTCGCTTATTCTGCCGACTACTGGGTGGTAAAAATAGACGGTAAGGGAAACAAAATTTGGGATAAAACCTTCGGCGGAAACTATTACGAGAGACTAACCGGGATACTAACGGCCCCAGATGGCTATGTACTGGCTGGCTACTCCACATCGGTGCTGTACGACGACGGCACGGTTACCAAGCCAACCAAAAATGATTACTGGGTGATAAAGCTGCATGAAAATGGACAGCTTATCTGGGACAAAAGTTATGCGCAACCCGGCAGTGCCCACTCTATCGCCAGTATTCTGGCTACTACCGATGGTAATTACCTGGTGGGTGGCCCCTCACGAGATAATTCAAATTATCTAAATTACTTTGCCCTTATTAAAATTAACCAGGATGGTAAGGCTTTGTGGTCTAAAAAGTATACCGGGGGCGCTCAAACCAGCCCCTTATTGTTGATGAACACGCCAGAAGGAGGTTACCAGCTAGCCGGCAACGTAGATGGCCGGGACCGGAATTATCTAATTAAGTTAGATGCCGATGGTAATCAGATTTACTCCCATCGCCGGGGTACGTATCCGCTGCGGGTTATGCTCCCTACCGCTGATAAAGGCTTTTTACTGGGCGAAGATGGTTACCGCATCTACCGGCTCAAAGAAGCCGATGCGGCACCACCCGCGCTTGCCTGGAACTACCGCTATGGCGGTACTCTCAACGATAAACTCACGGTTACCATTCCAACTTTCGACCACGGCTTTTTGGTGGGAGGTTACTCCCGCTCCGCCAAAAACGGCGATAAATCGCAACAGCGCCACGGGCACGAAGATTATTGGCTGGTAAAAACCGATAAGCAAGGTAAAAAGCTCTGGGATAAACGATTTGGGGGTCCGCGCCACGACTTTCTTAACTCCGTGGTACAAACCATTGATGGCGGCTATTTACTGGGGGGCAGTTCCGACTCTGGCATTGGTGGCGACAAAACCCAAGCCAGCCAGGGTGGGCGCGATTACTGGATCGTCCGGTTGGATGAAAATGGCACTAAACTTTGGGATAAACGCTATGGCGGTTCGGGGTACGATGAATTGCGCCAGATGCAGGTACTTTCTAACGGCGACTTCCTGCTGGTTGGATACAGCGATTCGCCCCAAAGCGGCGACAAGAGCCAGGACAGTAGAGGCAGCTTGGATTACTGGATTATAAAAATTGATAGTAAAGGCAACAAACGCTGGGATAAACGTTACGGGGGCTCGGCTAATGACTACCTGCAAAACGTAGTAACTATCAATAGCTCTAGTATTACGGAACAAGGCTATTGGAATTTTTCAGAAAATGGATTTATGCTGGCCGGCAGTTCCGATTCCGGACAGGGCGGTGATAAAACCCAACCCAGCCGGGGAGGCCGGGATTACTGGATTGTAAAAATAGACAGCACTGGTAATAAGCTGGCCGACTTCCGCTTCGGTGGGTCGGGCCAGGACGAACTCTACGGGCTTACCGCCTACAACGAAAGCGATTTTGTATTAGCCGGCCACAGCGATTCTCCCAAAGGGGGTGATAAAAGTCAGGGTAGTTTAGGCCAGACCGATTTTTGGGCGTTGTACATCCGAATAGACGCTAATGCCGATAGAATTAGTGCTGGTAAAATCTGGGATAGGCGTTATGGCGGTAAAGGGCGGGAAGAATTACGCTCCCTCACCTACATCGCTGATCATGAATACCTAAGTAAAAATGAAGGTTTTTTATTGGGTGGCACTACTCACTTGGATAAGAGTGGCCATGTAAGTCAGAATAGCCGGGGCGGCACTGATTACTGGATAGTACGGATCAATGTATCAACAGGCCGACCGCTCAGCGACCAACGCCTGGGGGGCAACGGCTTAGACGAACTGCGGAGCGTGGTTCGCACGGGCGAGAATGAGTTTTTGCTGGCCGGCCGATCGGAGTCCGGGGTAAGCGGCAACCGGACCCAGCCCAGCCAGGGCCAAATGGATTACTGGCTTATTCAGACTACCCTCGGCATTGAACCACTCGCTACCGAAAAAGCTGCTGCTTTAATAGCTCTTTCAGAAACTACTATAGATTCTTCTGCTTCAGTAGTTTTAAAACTAGAACAAAATTTAACTGCTTATCCTAATCCGTTCCAGGAGAAAGTAACTATAAGCTTTACTTTACCCGAAACCCAAGCGGTTACCGTGCGGGTACTCGATAGCCAAGGCAGGGAAATTAAAACTTTATTCCAGCAGGAAGCCAAAGCCAACCAAACCTATCAGGTAGAGTGGCAAGCGGGTAAACAAGCAACTGGCATGTACTTGCTGCAATTACAAACCCCTACCCAGCAAAAAACCCAAAAAATACTCTTAACCAGGTAA